Proteins encoded together in one Methanolobus chelungpuianus window:
- the fhcD gene encoding formylmethanofuran--tetrahydromethanopterin N-formyltransferase: MEINGVEIEDTFAEAFSIKIARVLITAATKRWAEVAALEATGFGTSVIMCPAEAGIERYASPQETPDGRPGYYIQICTFGYDALEHQLLERLGQCVLTAPTTAVFNGLPAAEKQFNVGFKLKFFGDGMESVKEIEGRKMHSIPIMGGDFLVEENIGAVAGIAGGNFFIFGDSQMTALTAAEVAVDTIKELEGTITPFPGGIVASGSKAGSNKYAKFMKATANEKFCPTIRDKVEGTEIPADVKAVFELVINGLDEASIKKAMQVGIKAATTVPGVKKITAGNYGGKLGKFQFHLKDLV; the protein is encoded by the coding sequence ATGGAAATCAACGGAGTAGAAATAGAAGATACTTTTGCTGAAGCGTTTTCGATCAAGATCGCAAGAGTGCTCATCACGGCAGCAACAAAGCGCTGGGCAGAAGTCGCAGCACTGGAAGCAACAGGGTTCGGTACATCTGTTATCATGTGCCCCGCCGAGGCAGGCATCGAGAGATACGCAAGCCCCCAGGAGACACCCGACGGAAGGCCGGGATACTATATCCAGATATGCACCTTCGGATACGATGCACTGGAGCACCAGCTCCTTGAGCGCCTCGGGCAGTGCGTGCTCACAGCCCCGACAACAGCAGTCTTTAACGGCCTCCCGGCAGCCGAGAAGCAGTTCAATGTCGGCTTCAAGCTGAAATTCTTCGGGGACGGCATGGAGTCCGTAAAGGAAATAGAAGGCCGCAAGATGCACAGCATCCCCATCATGGGCGGGGACTTCCTTGTGGAAGAGAACATCGGCGCAGTTGCAGGTATCGCAGGCGGTAACTTCTTCATCTTCGGTGACAGCCAGATGACCGCACTCACGGCAGCAGAGGTAGCCGTGGACACCATCAAGGAACTCGAAGGCACCATCACCCCCTTCCCGGGAGGCATAGTTGCCAGCGGCTCCAAGGCAGGCTCCAACAAGTACGCCAAGTTCATGAAGGCAACTGCCAACGAGAAGTTCTGCCCGACCATCAGGGACAAGGTTGAAGGCACCGAGATCCCTGCCGATGTGAAGGCAGTGTTCGAGCTGGTCATCAACGGCCTTGACGAAGCCTCTATCAAGAAGGCCATGCAGGTCGGTATCAAGGCAGCCACCACAGTCCCCGGCGTCAAGAAGATCACCGCAGGCAACTACGGCGGCAAGCTCGGCAAATTCCAGTTCCACCTGAAAGACCTCGTATGA